In Deferribacteraceae bacterium V6Fe1, one genomic interval encodes:
- a CDS encoding patatin-like phospholipase family protein encodes MKIGLALGSGAARGLAHVGILKAFEEEGVKPYAITGSSMGALIGGIYASGYPIEKIEEFILNLDFGVFKNIVDFKLSKAGIVDGKKIEDFLESVINEREINNLKIKYACVATDSLTGLEVIFNKGDLIKAIRASISFPGVFIPVYYDGMFLIDGGVKNPVPADILPEECDVKIAVDVGPFVVKDKLIKKYFKNHQTKTKKNINESFNTLIKQIFNFNNDEEIKYPSMLETLVQTIAIMQESIYEHKIKFQKNVIEVKPDLDDYKLTDFTKAKEILEIGYKEGKKILREVNLGQ; translated from the coding sequence ATGAAAATAGGTTTGGCTTTAGGTAGCGGTGCTGCGAGAGGGCTTGCCCATGTAGGAATATTAAAGGCATTTGAAGAAGAAGGTGTCAAACCTTACGCTATAACTGGGAGCAGTATGGGTGCTCTAATTGGTGGTATTTACGCATCCGGATATCCAATAGAAAAGATAGAGGAGTTTATATTAAATCTTGATTTTGGGGTTTTTAAAAATATTGTAGATTTTAAATTGTCAAAAGCCGGCATCGTAGATGGCAAAAAAATAGAAGATTTTTTGGAATCTGTAATTAACGAGAGGGAGATAAATAATCTCAAAATAAAATATGCGTGTGTCGCAACAGACTCGCTAACCGGCCTTGAAGTCATCTTTAATAAAGGAGATTTAATTAAAGCTATCAGAGCAAGTATCTCATTCCCGGGGGTCTTTATCCCTGTCTACTATGACGGGATGTTTTTAATAGATGGTGGGGTCAAAAATCCTGTTCCAGCTGACATTTTACCTGAGGAATGCGACGTAAAAATTGCTGTGGACGTAGGCCCATTTGTTGTAAAAGACAAGCTCATAAAAAAATATTTTAAAAATCATCAAACCAAGACAAAGAAAAATATAAATGAGTCGTTTAATACCTTAATCAAACAGATATTTAACTTTAATAACGATGAGGAAATAAAATACCCTTCAATGTTAGAAACTTTAGTTCAAACAATTGCCATAATGCAAGAAAGTATTTATGAACACAAAATTAAATTTCAAAAAAATGTAATAGAAGTCAAACCTGACCTTGATGATTACAAACTAACTGATTTTACTAAGGCTAAAGAGATTCTTGAAATAGGATATAAAGAAGGTAAGAAAATTTTAAGGGAGGTAAATCTTGGACAATAA
- a CDS encoding TIGR02757 family protein, with product MKKKVDVNQKSVLNAENQGLLTKNNNLNLFFEKIYQKYSAESYLSTDPIIFPKTYRGNTEYIAFVSSLFAYGQVKLIQNFLKNFFEAYGTECKSNLLPKKNIYYRFQTEEDIYLLVKFLNKIYKDYGSIEGCFYSLSDNIEESLNNFILLAKDFGKENNAGTGYFFLFPTYGRSALKRMRMFLRWMIRDTDIDFGLWKKYNKSELLYPLDTHILKCSKKLQIISSESGTHKNSLAITSFFKKIAPNDPLKFDFPITRLGIVNKCISSDSSKCLNCEFVNLCPFAQR from the coding sequence ATGAAAAAGAAGGTAGATGTAAACCAAAAAAGTGTCCTCAATGCGGAGAATCAGGGACTTTTGACAAAAAACAATAATTTAAACCTTTTCTTTGAGAAAATTTATCAAAAATACAGTGCTGAGAGCTATCTCAGCACTGACCCGATCATATTTCCCAAAACATATAGAGGTAACACAGAATATATAGCTTTTGTCTCCTCATTGTTTGCCTATGGGCAGGTAAAGTTAATTCAAAATTTTTTAAAAAATTTCTTTGAAGCATATGGCACAGAGTGCAAATCAAACCTCCTACCTAAAAAAAATATCTATTACAGATTTCAAACAGAAGAAGATATTTATCTCTTAGTAAAATTTCTAAATAAGATATACAAGGATTACGGTAGTATCGAAGGATGTTTTTACAGTCTATCCGATAACATTGAAGAGAGTCTCAACAATTTTATTTTACTCGCTAAAGACTTTGGTAAAGAAAACAATGCCGGAACAGGATATTTTTTTCTATTTCCGACGTATGGAAGGTCAGCTTTAAAAAGGATGAGGATGTTTCTCAGATGGATGATAAGGGATACCGATATAGATTTCGGATTATGGAAAAAATATAACAAATCAGAATTATTATATCCCCTTGACACGCACATTCTAAAATGTTCAAAAAAATTGCAAATAATTAGCTCCGAATCCGGTACACATAAAAACAGTTTGGCGATAACATCGTTTTTTAAAAAAATTGCACCAAATGACCCTCTAAAGTTTGACTTCCCTATCACAAGATTAGGCATAGTCAATAAATGTATCTCTTCGGATTCAAGTAAGTGCTTAAACTGCGAATTTGTTAACTTATGTCCATTTGCCCAAAGATAA
- a CDS encoding biotin transporter BioY, producing the protein MIVSTFIKIPFQPVPITLQPFIVLLIPMIFGVKISFIGIFLYLLLGLLGLPVFANGGGLSYFLQPTFGYLIGFLFAAIPIGFLSQKIEGFKGKFIGGLIGLILIYSLGVLYLYYNINFIQNKAFALSTALKVGFLLPIGFDFIKLIIACIISNKINFNK; encoded by the coding sequence ATGATTGTAAGCACTTTCATCAAAATCCCGTTTCAGCCGGTGCCAATAACTTTGCAGCCATTTATAGTATTATTGATACCCATGATTTTTGGAGTAAAAATATCATTTATTGGAATATTTTTGTATCTTCTTTTAGGCTTGCTTGGGCTGCCCGTTTTTGCTAATGGCGGCGGATTGTCATACTTTCTGCAGCCGACATTTGGTTATTTGATTGGTTTTTTGTTTGCAGCAATACCTATCGGATTTTTATCACAAAAGATTGAAGGTTTTAAGGGGAAATTTATCGGCGGTCTTATCGGTCTTATTTTGATATACTCTCTTGGAGTATTGTATTTGTATTACAATATAAATTTTATTCAAAACAAAGCTTTTGCACTATCGACTGCTTTGAAAGTCGGATTCCTTTTGCCCATTGGATTTGATTTTATTAAGCTGATAATTGCTTGTATAATAAGCAACAAAATTAACTTTAACAAATAA
- a CDS encoding cation acetate symporter: protein MSLQLTTYIIVGLTFALYIGIAIWSRAGSTKEFYVAGGGVHPILNGMATGADWMSAASFISMAGLIAFMGYGGAVFLLGWTGGYVLLALLLAPYLRKFGKYTVPEFFKTRYYSDGAAIVAVICLLIASTTYIIGQMTGVGVAFSRFLGVSNNLGVLIGMAIVFVYAVFGGMKGITYTQVAQYCVLILAYTIPAIFISLHLTGNPIPQFGLSSGFQGSDMYLLEKLDHIVKDLGFASYIATPRLSKLNMFVYTLSLMIGTAGLPHVIIRFFTVPKVKDARSSAGWALVFIAILYTTAPSVAAMARLNLHATVNKAVLKGGDVFAPEASIKFEERPKWMQRWEVTGLLKFSDKNGDGRIQYYNDKSKNQEFLAKAEAAGWKGNELYVNNDIMVLANPEIAKLPNWVIGLVAAGGLAAALSTAAGLLLAISSAISHDLLKNMFMKDLSEKGELMAGRIAMVCAIVVAGYLGMNPPDFAAGTVAIAFGLAASSIFPALMMGIFSKTMNRQGAIAGMIAGIGITMLYVFAHKGIFFIKGTEFLGLFGGKQNFFFGIEPNAFGTIGAIVNFIVAFAVKNMTAPVPHDIAEMVESVRYPKGAGAAVADH, encoded by the coding sequence ATGAGTTTACAACTTACAACGTATATAATTGTCGGTTTAACATTTGCACTTTACATCGGTATTGCTATCTGGTCAAGAGCAGGCAGCACTAAAGAGTTTTATGTAGCAGGCGGTGGAGTTCACCCAATACTTAACGGTATGGCAACCGGTGCAGACTGGATGTCAGCAGCCTCTTTCATATCTATGGCAGGTCTTATCGCTTTCATGGGGTACGGCGGTGCAGTATTCTTGCTTGGTTGGACAGGCGGTTACGTTTTACTTGCTCTTTTACTCGCTCCTTATTTAAGAAAGTTTGGTAAATATACCGTGCCTGAATTTTTTAAGACAAGATATTATTCTGACGGCGCGGCAATAGTTGCTGTTATATGCCTTCTTATCGCTTCAACCACTTACATTATTGGTCAGATGACCGGTGTTGGCGTTGCATTTTCAAGATTCTTGGGAGTTTCCAACAATCTTGGTGTTTTAATCGGTATGGCTATAGTTTTCGTATATGCTGTTTTTGGCGGAATGAAAGGTATTACTTATACTCAGGTTGCTCAGTATTGTGTTTTAATATTAGCTTACACTATTCCGGCAATTTTCATATCTTTACATTTGACAGGTAACCCTATTCCTCAATTTGGTCTTAGCTCAGGCTTTCAAGGTTCTGACATGTATCTCCTTGAAAAACTTGACCACATTGTAAAAGATCTTGGTTTTGCTTCATATATCGCAACTCCGAGATTAAGCAAGCTTAATATGTTTGTTTACACATTATCACTAATGATAGGTACAGCAGGCCTTCCTCACGTTATTATCAGATTCTTTACAGTGCCAAAGGTTAAAGATGCAAGAAGCTCAGCAGGTTGGGCACTTGTTTTCATAGCAATCCTTTACACTACTGCGCCTTCAGTTGCTGCAATGGCAAGATTAAACCTTCACGCGACTGTTAACAAGGCTGTGCTCAAGGGCGGTGACGTATTTGCTCCTGAAGCAAGTATAAAGTTTGAAGAAAGACCAAAATGGATGCAGCGTTGGGAAGTTACAGGGCTATTAAAGTTTAGCGATAAAAACGGGGATGGCCGTATTCAATATTATAATGACAAGTCTAAAAATCAAGAGTTCTTAGCCAAAGCAGAAGCGGCAGGTTGGAAAGGGAATGAACTTTACGTCAATAACGATATTATGGTTCTTGCAAACCCTGAAATTGCAAAACTTCCTAACTGGGTAATCGGCCTTGTTGCAGCAGGTGGTCTTGCCGCTGCTCTTTCAACAGCTGCAGGTCTGTTGCTTGCAATATCATCAGCAATTTCACATGACCTTTTGAAAAACATGTTTATGAAAGACTTATCCGAAAAAGGTGAACTTATGGCCGGTAGGATTGCAATGGTTTGTGCTATTGTAGTTGCAGGTTACCTTGGGATGAATCCACCTGATTTTGCTGCAGGTACTGTTGCTATCGCATTTGGTCTTGCTGCAAGCTCAATCTTCCCTGCTCTTATGATGGGAATTTTCAGCAAAACTATGAACAGGCAAGGTGCCATTGCTGGTATGATAGCTGGGATTGGTATCACAATGCTCTACGTTTTTGCACATAAAGGTATCTTCTTTATCAAAGGCACAGAGTTCTTAGGACTTTTTGGAGGCAAACAAAACTTTTTCTTCGGAATAGAGCCAAATGCTTTTGGAACAATCGGAGCAATCGTAAACTTTATAGTAGCTTTTGCAGTTAAAAATATGACTGCACCTGTTCCACATGACATAGCTGAAATGGTAGAGAGTGTTCGCTATCCTAAAGGTGCCGGTGCTGCAGTTGCAGATCACTAA
- a CDS encoding CBS domain-containing protein, producing the protein MRAVLNYLRSVEPFNVISEENYKLLDDKCLIQSYEENTLIFSQKDAPTGYLYFINNGLVEIISETDEGVEITVDYRRNGDFFGWTPIFTDGGYSAGARAAEKTECLLIPKDLILELARTYPEITRFFSKAVFSKIRKLYQDVVKSQSSDPILQIEAYPFQKQVREIMSSPAETCSENISVGEVAKILTIKGIGSVLVCDEDQNLKGIITERDLVTKVLARDIGQCLRDLKAKDIMTPNPFSVTPDTYMYEAATFMLSHNIRHLPVLDNNTIAGIVTIRDLMRFRSQKTVLLIGKTKEAASIDELKSIKAEIATVAKVLLMENRSHVETMEIISYIHHNIIRRCFEIVLNEAINSGCKLPDIKYSFIIMGSGGRREMLLGPDQDNGIIFEDYPDELEAEVSNFFVPFTEKLVQALDTVGYTLCNGKVMANNPIWRGKISDWKKRVSKWITVPEPQRVRFSTIFFDLYSLIGDSKLCSELREHIFTEIKKNLIFLYQMMELDYKHKVPLGLLNRFITSSEEEHKGELSVKENGSIFIVDCIRMYCLEHGIPSQNTMERLDKLHAMNIFNSTTVDHIKAAFEFFTYIRLKNELRLIGENKKPSHYLDPYSLPKDEQEALKEAFKVADKLQDSTRRHFARIVGL; encoded by the coding sequence ATGAGAGCCGTACTTAATTACCTTAGGTCTGTCGAACCTTTTAATGTAATATCTGAAGAGAATTATAAATTACTTGATGATAAATGTTTAATACAATCTTACGAAGAAAACACATTGATTTTTTCTCAAAAAGATGCACCTACGGGGTATTTGTATTTTATAAATAACGGACTTGTTGAAATTATATCTGAAACGGACGAAGGGGTTGAAATAACCGTTGACTATAGAAGAAACGGTGATTTTTTTGGCTGGACACCTATATTTACGGATGGCGGTTATTCTGCTGGTGCCAGAGCGGCAGAAAAAACAGAATGCCTTTTAATACCAAAAGATTTAATACTCGAATTAGCAAGAACATATCCTGAAATTACACGTTTTTTCAGTAAAGCTGTTTTTTCCAAAATCAGAAAGCTGTATCAAGATGTAGTCAAATCACAATCATCTGACCCTATATTACAAATTGAAGCATACCCTTTCCAGAAGCAGGTAAGGGAAATCATGTCGTCTCCTGCCGAGACTTGCTCGGAAAACATTTCTGTGGGAGAAGTTGCCAAAATACTCACCATAAAAGGGATTGGCTCGGTTTTGGTCTGTGATGAAGATCAAAATCTAAAGGGAATTATTACTGAAAGAGATCTTGTCACTAAGGTATTGGCAAGAGATATTGGGCAATGTTTGAGAGATTTAAAAGCTAAAGATATCATGACACCAAATCCCTTTTCTGTAACACCTGACACTTACATGTATGAGGCAGCTACCTTTATGCTAAGTCATAACATAAGACACCTGCCAGTATTAGATAACAACACCATTGCCGGTATCGTAACCATTAGAGATTTAATGCGGTTTAGAAGTCAAAAAACAGTGCTTTTAATAGGCAAAACCAAAGAAGCCGCATCAATTGATGAACTAAAGTCAATTAAGGCAGAGATAGCTACAGTTGCCAAAGTGCTATTAATGGAAAATAGGTCACATGTGGAAACAATGGAAATTATTTCGTACATTCACCACAATATCATACGCAGATGCTTTGAGATTGTTTTAAATGAAGCAATAAACAGCGGGTGCAAACTACCTGACATCAAATATTCTTTTATAATTATGGGCAGCGGAGGAAGACGAGAAATGCTTCTCGGCCCTGATCAGGATAACGGAATTATATTTGAAGATTATCCTGATGAACTTGAAGCAGAAGTCAGTAATTTTTTTGTTCCGTTTACTGAAAAATTAGTTCAAGCTCTTGACACAGTAGGCTACACGCTTTGCAACGGAAAGGTAATGGCCAACAATCCAATTTGGAGAGGCAAAATATCCGATTGGAAAAAGCGTGTCAGCAAATGGATAACTGTTCCTGAGCCTCAAAGAGTAAGGTTTTCTACAATATTCTTTGATCTTTATTCTCTAATAGGCGATTCCAAACTGTGTAGTGAGCTGAGAGAGCATATTTTTACCGAAATAAAAAAGAATTTAATTTTTCTTTATCAAATGATGGAGTTAGATTACAAACACAAAGTCCCTCTTGGTCTTTTAAACAGATTTATAACATCAAGTGAGGAAGAACATAAGGGAGAACTTTCCGTTAAAGAAAATGGCAGTATATTTATAGTAGACTGCATTAGAATGTATTGCCTTGAACATGGGATACCATCTCAAAATACAATGGAAAGGCTTGACAAACTACACGCAATGAATATTTTCAACTCAACTACTGTAGACCATATCAAGGCAGCTTTTGAATTTTTTACTTACATAAGATTAAAAAATGAGCTAAGGCTTATTGGTGAAAATAAAAAGCCAAGCCACTATCTTGACCCATATAGTCTTCCGAAGGATGAGCAGGAGGCATTAAAAGAGGCATTTAAGGTAGCGGACAAACTTCAAGACAGCACAAGGAGACACTTTGCAAGAATTGTAGGACTATAA
- a CDS encoding transcriptional repressor: MFTERAIEALKKEGFKITKPRKWIVEFLDNNTSHPSAVEIYEQLRSKDKSFSFATVYNTLDVLVKSGVVRQISTDPKCSRFDPDLTNHGHFYCKKCGSVHDIFDINIGFSGLLGEVEEYQLNLFGTCEKCKKGGN, from the coding sequence ATGTTTACTGAAAGGGCAATTGAGGCACTGAAAAAAGAAGGTTTTAAGATTACGAAGCCGAGAAAATGGATTGTTGAGTTTCTTGATAACAATACTTCACACCCGTCAGCAGTTGAGATTTACGAACAGCTCAGGTCAAAAGATAAAAGCTTCTCATTTGCTACAGTTTACAATACTCTTGACGTTTTGGTAAAATCAGGGGTTGTAAGGCAGATTTCTACAGACCCTAAATGCAGTAGATTTGATCCAGATTTGACAAATCATGGCCATTTTTACTGCAAAAAATGTGGCAGTGTTCATGATATATTTGATATAAATATAGGCTTTTCGGGATTATTAGGTGAAGTAGAAGAATATCAGCTAAACCTTTTTGGCACATGTGAAAAATGTAAAAAAGGGGGTAATTGA
- a CDS encoding endonuclease V: protein MYEHLIKLQKRLAEKLVICPYENDVKLVAGVDVSFDRYSNIGFCSIVVLDKMFNIVEAKFHKMGVKLPYIPGLLSFRELPLIMNTFKKLVNVPDIIICDAQGVAHPRGLGLASHLGIVLKIPTIGCAKNRLVGEYDVPPDKKGAYSILYYKGKEVGAVLRIKEGCRPVFVSPGNLIDINSSLTVIMKYVGKYKLPEPTRIAHIYSNKLRRSELI from the coding sequence ATGTATGAACACTTAATTAAGCTACAGAAAAGATTAGCAGAAAAACTCGTTATTTGTCCATATGAAAATGATGTCAAACTTGTTGCTGGGGTTGATGTTTCGTTTGATAGATATTCTAATATAGGTTTTTGTTCGATAGTTGTTTTGGATAAAATGTTTAATATTGTTGAGGCAAAGTTTCATAAAATGGGTGTTAAATTACCTTATATCCCAGGGTTACTTTCGTTTAGAGAATTGCCTTTGATTATGAATACCTTTAAAAAATTAGTAAATGTGCCTGATATTATTATTTGTGATGCTCAAGGGGTTGCTCATCCGAGAGGGCTTGGGCTTGCAAGTCACTTAGGTATTGTATTGAAAATTCCTACAATCGGGTGTGCAAAAAACAGACTTGTTGGTGAATATGACGTCCCACCGGATAAAAAAGGGGCATATTCAATATTATATTATAAAGGTAAAGAGGTGGGGGCTGTACTTAGGATAAAAGAGGGGTGCAGGCCTGTTTTTGTATCACCAGGTAATTTGATTGATATAAATTCATCTTTGACAGTTATTATGAAATACGTTGGCAAATACAAATTACCTGAGCCTACAAGGATTGCACATATCTATTCAAATAAACTCAGGCGTAGTGAATTAATCTAA
- a CDS encoding AMP-binding protein, with protein MIYESITKANKNYKRDFLQPEEIQELMEKPYMEVADYVGKNFLEWIEPYSEVFEYTKAPRYQFFKGGKIDPFYNIIEKHLNSKNKNKAAVIWRGSDYTEKIYTYQSLAFEASKLAYAFKKLGVKKGDKVLLYIPNIPEAIIVMLACVRIGAIHAFFHFSYSADALAERVDDCRPSLIVTANYSLTGNELDIKTKVDAALKIAEHQPKHVVVVERIPKKVHMKPLRDIWYHDLLSDTDFKEAVNLESTILNHDDPLFIMITTTHFPEPKGLIYSAAGFLGWAHFTFKLIFDPKDGDTIWNTTDVAWMNSHNYKIYGPLMAGATSVMFEDSIQMQNARRFYGIVERYNINKCYMSPRIIKALMNADMKKRIFERVDSLELFFLGGEPIEEDVLHWLYRKLGKDKLPVLNIYSVTELGSAVAAQLPGFSKVKKDSVGQPIPGVDLAIYDSITKTKIKYQHEKGLVSIEKPLMSMCTKLCHGEELFYKTFWKYFEEKYVFRVGDAGCFDEESHFYLSGRVDDIVHVAGKRINLQQIEETINKHKLIKESAIIILNDEKKGDSLIAFCVLNKNVDESNYSLIIDEINEVIIEELGEPVLPQHIKFVRILPKGADGAVLRDLLKEIAMQM; from the coding sequence ATGATTTATGAAAGCATAACTAAGGCAAACAAAAACTATAAAAGAGATTTCTTACAACCGGAAGAGATTCAAGAATTAATGGAAAAGCCTTACATGGAAGTCGCTGACTATGTTGGTAAGAATTTTTTAGAATGGATTGAACCTTATAGTGAGGTGTTTGAATATACAAAAGCTCCAAGATATCAGTTTTTCAAAGGGGGGAAGATTGACCCTTTCTATAATATTATCGAAAAGCATCTAAATTCAAAAAATAAAAATAAAGCCGCAGTTATCTGGAGAGGGTCTGACTATACCGAGAAAATATACACTTATCAATCTCTCGCATTTGAAGCATCAAAACTTGCATATGCATTTAAAAAGCTTGGGGTAAAAAAAGGGGATAAGGTGTTACTTTACATACCAAATATACCTGAGGCAATTATTGTCATGCTTGCTTGTGTCAGAATAGGAGCTATACATGCTTTTTTTCATTTTAGTTATTCTGCAGATGCACTTGCTGAAAGGGTAGATGATTGTAGGCCGAGCCTGATAGTAACAGCCAATTATAGTCTTACAGGCAATGAACTTGATATCAAAACTAAGGTCGATGCAGCATTAAAAATAGCTGAGCATCAACCAAAACATGTGGTTGTGGTGGAACGAATTCCAAAAAAGGTACATATGAAGCCATTAAGAGATATTTGGTACCACGACCTGCTTAGTGATACGGACTTTAAGGAAGCAGTTAATTTGGAGTCGACTATATTAAATCATGATGACCCTCTGTTTATTATGATTACTACCACTCACTTTCCAGAACCAAAAGGTCTAATTTACAGTGCTGCCGGATTTTTGGGCTGGGCACACTTTACATTTAAGCTGATATTTGATCCTAAAGATGGGGATACTATTTGGAATACTACTGATGTTGCATGGATGAATAGTCATAACTATAAAATTTACGGGCCGTTAATGGCAGGTGCCACTTCGGTGATGTTTGAAGACTCCATACAGATGCAAAATGCCAGACGTTTTTATGGTATTGTAGAGAGATACAATATCAACAAGTGCTATATGTCCCCGAGGATTATTAAAGCACTTATGAATGCAGATATGAAAAAAAGGATTTTTGAGCGGGTCGATAGTCTTGAACTTTTTTTTCTTGGTGGAGAGCCTATAGAAGAAGATGTACTTCATTGGCTTTACAGAAAACTTGGCAAAGATAAACTTCCAGTTTTAAATATTTATTCTGTGACAGAGCTTGGCTCAGCGGTTGCGGCACAATTGCCGGGTTTTTCAAAGGTTAAGAAAGATTCGGTAGGACAGCCCATCCCCGGGGTAGACCTTGCAATCTATGACAGTATAACTAAAACAAAAATTAAATACCAACATGAGAAAGGTTTGGTATCCATTGAAAAACCTTTAATGTCCATGTGTACAAAATTATGTCATGGTGAAGAGTTGTTTTACAAGACATTTTGGAAGTATTTTGAGGAAAAATATGTTTTTAGGGTAGGGGATGCAGGATGTTTTGACGAAGAAAGTCATTTTTATTTATCTGGAAGGGTTGATGATATTGTTCATGTTGCAGGCAAGAGAATAAATCTTCAACAGATAGAAGAGACAATAAATAAACATAAATTAATAAAAGAATCTGCGATTATCATATTAAACGATGAAAAGAAGGGTGATTCACTGATAGCATTTTGTGTTTTGAACAAAAATGTAGATGAAAGTAACTATAGTCTGATTATTGATGAAATAAACGAAGTTATTATTGAGGAGTTGGGTGAGCCTGTTTTACCTCAACATATTAAATTTGTCAGAATATTGCCTAAGGGTGCTGACGGTGCTGTTTTGAGGGACTTATTAAAAGAGATTGCTATGCAGATGTGA
- a CDS encoding DUF169 domain-containing protein, which yields MLNLYESLNNFLRLQTIPVGVNLLKDMPNVKVRLKDRKITVCQQIAYSRYYGWSTLITKDDSFCVLGASCTGLIKPPKRVLNGEVNCNIYQKDIVSAKKMQENMPRVSEEIKSVLTYPLNRPIDGISPDVVVFYCNTAQAMRMVQAFLYEKGGEFNFNSSGDAGVCSRAVAESYIKRKPVIEIPCLGDRRFAMAQDFELAIGFPYSMKDEIIKGLESTHKAGIRYPIPFQIPDLCDLPKTYTTLPEDLD from the coding sequence ATGTTAAACCTTTATGAATCCCTTAACAATTTTTTAAGACTTCAAACCATACCTGTCGGAGTAAACTTACTTAAAGATATGCCCAATGTAAAGGTAAGATTAAAAGATAGAAAAATAACCGTATGCCAACAAATAGCATATTCAAGATATTACGGGTGGTCAACCCTGATAACCAAAGATGATAGTTTTTGTGTCCTTGGGGCATCATGCACAGGCTTGATAAAACCTCCCAAAAGGGTGCTAAATGGGGAGGTAAATTGCAACATCTATCAAAAAGATATCGTTTCAGCAAAAAAAATGCAGGAAAATATGCCTCGTGTGTCTGAAGAGATAAAGTCGGTATTAACCTACCCCCTCAACAGGCCAATTGATGGTATTTCACCTGATGTAGTAGTTTTTTACTGCAACACCGCTCAAGCAATGAGAATGGTACAGGCATTTTTATATGAAAAAGGGGGGGAATTTAATTTTAATTCTTCAGGGGACGCAGGGGTATGTTCAAGGGCAGTTGCCGAAAGTTACATCAAAAGAAAACCTGTAATAGAAATCCCTTGCCTTGGTGATAGAAGATTTGCAATGGCACAAGACTTCGAGCTTGCCATTGGATTCCCATACAGCATGAAAGATGAAATCATAAAAGGGCTTGAAAGCACTCACAAAGCCGGAATAAGATACCCTATTCCGTTTCAAATACCTGACCTGTGTGATTTGCCCAAAACTTACACTACACTGCCGGAAGATTTAGATTAA
- a CDS encoding CBS domain-containing protein, whose protein sequence is MKVKEIMTKNVISIRDTLPIKDAVIILRRNKISGAPVLDESGKVVGVFSESNILDKLPDILEEADKIPMVDVQELTSPPVSTVMGKPPIVVRSDEDIRNVAKIFLEKYIHRVPVVDDDKLVGIISLGDVLKAFSEVKLC, encoded by the coding sequence ATGAAAGTAAAAGAGATTATGACAAAGAATGTTATCTCAATCAGAGACACACTACCAATTAAAGATGCCGTTATTATTCTAAGGAGAAATAAAATATCAGGAGCTCCTGTATTAGATGAAAGCGGTAAAGTTGTAGGTGTTTTTAGCGAATCAAACATTTTGGACAAGCTTCCGGATATTTTAGAAGAAGCTGATAAAATACCGATGGTAGATGTTCAGGAGTTAACCTCACCTCCTGTCTCCACAGTAATGGGTAAGCCACCCATTGTTGTCAGAAGTGATGAGGATATAAGAAATGTTGCAAAAATATTTTTGGAAAAATATATCCACCGCGTGCCTGTTGTTGATGACGATAAACTTGTGGGGATAATTTCCCTTGGTGACGTTTTAAAGGCTTTTAGTGAGGTAAAGTTATGTTAA
- a CDS encoding DUF4212 domain-containing protein, whose protein sequence is MVDKERLEAYWKKNLGLIRNILIIWFIFGYVLTILFVEPLNNIKLGGTPLGFWFAHQGSIYVFVALIFIYAKLIGKIDKEFDVEED, encoded by the coding sequence ATGGTCGATAAGGAAAGGCTCGAAGCCTACTGGAAAAAAAACTTAGGTCTAATTCGAAACATTTTAATCATCTGGTTTATATTTGGATATGTTTTAACTATCCTTTTTGTTGAACCGCTGAACAATATTAAGTTAGGCGGTACCCCTCTTGGATTTTGGTTTGCTCATCAAGGCTCAATTTATGTTTTCGTAGCACTGATTTTTATCTACGCAAAACTTATTGGAAAAATTGACAAAGAATTCGACGTAGAAGAAGATTAA